A single region of the Nocardioides aquaticus genome encodes:
- a CDS encoding DUF554 family protein has translation MNVVTVLVGAGLGRVLGDRLPTRTRDLVTDALGLVTLLIAGTSAVAVLDPALAERVGDSAPMLIVLGAVVGGGIIGSALRLELRLEQLGGWLQRRLTRRASADRERFVEGFVVASLLFCTGPLTILGSLNDGLGNGADQLYLKAVLDGFAAMAFAASFGWGVAASVVTVVVVQGSLTLLGVLLGDVLPAAELAATTAVGGLVLVGVALRLLRIREVAVADLLPALLLAPLLVAGVGALR, from the coding sequence GTGAACGTCGTTACCGTCCTGGTGGGGGCGGGTCTCGGCCGCGTGCTCGGGGACCGGTTGCCGACGCGTACGCGGGACCTCGTCACCGACGCGCTCGGCCTGGTCACCCTGCTGATCGCGGGCACGTCGGCCGTCGCGGTCCTCGACCCCGCCCTCGCGGAGCGGGTGGGCGACAGCGCACCGATGCTCATCGTCCTGGGCGCGGTCGTCGGCGGCGGCATCATCGGCTCGGCGCTGCGGCTCGAGCTGCGCCTGGAGCAGCTCGGCGGCTGGCTGCAGCGACGCCTGACCCGCCGCGCCTCGGCCGACCGCGAACGGTTCGTCGAGGGGTTCGTCGTGGCCTCGCTGCTGTTCTGCACCGGCCCGCTGACCATCCTCGGCTCGCTGAACGACGGGCTGGGCAACGGCGCCGACCAGCTCTACCTCAAGGCGGTGCTCGACGGGTTCGCCGCGATGGCCTTCGCGGCCTCCTTCGGCTGGGGCGTCGCGGCCAGCGTGGTGACCGTCGTGGTCGTCCAGGGCAGCCTGACCCTCCTCGGGGTCCTGCTCGGCGACGTCCTCCCGGCGGCCGAGCTGGCCGCCACGACCGCGGTCGGCGGGCTCGTCCTGGTGGGGGTCGCGCTGCGGCTGCTGCGGATCCGGGAGGTGGCGGTGGCCGACCTGCTGCCGGCCCTCCTGCTCGCCCCGCTGCTGGTCGCCGGGGTGGGCGCGCTGCGCTGA
- a CDS encoding lipopolysaccharide biosynthesis protein — protein MTATPQAPERSLGTRLRDATRDGGAIAAAIVMMNVATYAFQMVAARVLGPEQYGGVSALMALFLVVAVVQLGLQATAARRIAADPDDVEQIERVMLKVTYRAGWLVGAVLLLLSPVVWQVLRLDSIVPALLLAAGAVPLTIMGGQAGVLQGERRWVPLALVYLSLGVPRLVLGTAAILIRPTEGAAMAGVAAAMVVPVAVGWWALRGTRSPGADNDHNRIRPTVREAVSGSLALMAFFVLSNVDIVIARNVLPAQEAGLYAGGLILTKAVLFLPQFVVVVAFPAMSTVAERRRALLRSLAAGVVLGGGCVLGALVLADLATFFVGGSEYAEVSGRLWAFAAVGTLLALLQLLVYSVLARQGTASTYLTWGAAVVLVGIALLQDTVNGLLLTVAGVDAVLLVVLLAMSLRHMKHDQAPAPAP, from the coding sequence GTGACCGCGACCCCCCAGGCGCCCGAGCGGAGCCTCGGCACCCGCCTGCGCGACGCCACCCGCGACGGCGGCGCGATCGCAGCGGCGATCGTGATGATGAACGTCGCGACCTACGCCTTCCAGATGGTCGCGGCCCGGGTCCTGGGCCCCGAGCAGTACGGCGGGGTGTCGGCGCTGATGGCGCTCTTCCTCGTCGTGGCCGTCGTGCAGCTGGGCCTGCAGGCCACGGCCGCGCGGCGGATCGCCGCCGACCCCGACGACGTGGAGCAGATCGAGCGGGTGATGCTCAAGGTCACCTACCGCGCCGGGTGGCTGGTCGGCGCGGTCCTGCTGCTGCTGTCGCCGGTGGTCTGGCAGGTCCTGCGCCTCGACAGCATCGTGCCGGCCCTGCTGCTGGCCGCCGGCGCCGTCCCGCTGACGATCATGGGCGGCCAGGCCGGGGTCCTCCAGGGCGAGCGCCGCTGGGTGCCCCTCGCGCTGGTCTACCTCTCCCTCGGCGTCCCGCGGCTCGTGCTCGGCACGGCCGCCATCCTGATCCGTCCCACCGAGGGCGCGGCGATGGCCGGGGTCGCGGCGGCGATGGTCGTGCCGGTCGCGGTCGGGTGGTGGGCCCTGCGCGGCACCCGCAGCCCGGGTGCCGACAACGACCACAACCGGATCCGTCCGACGGTCCGCGAGGCTGTGTCGGGCTCGCTGGCCCTGATGGCGTTCTTCGTGCTGTCCAACGTCGACATCGTGATCGCGCGCAACGTGCTGCCGGCCCAGGAGGCCGGCCTGTACGCCGGCGGGCTGATCCTGACCAAGGCGGTGCTGTTCCTGCCGCAGTTCGTGGTCGTGGTCGCCTTCCCCGCCATGTCGACGGTGGCTGAGCGGCGGCGTGCGCTGCTGCGCAGCCTCGCCGCCGGCGTGGTGCTCGGTGGCGGCTGCGTGCTCGGCGCCCTCGTGCTGGCCGACCTCGCGACGTTCTTCGTCGGGGGGTCGGAGTACGCCGAGGTCAGTGGTCGGCTCTGGGCCTTCGCAGCCGTCGGCACCCTGCTGGCGCTGCTGCAGCTGCTGGTCTACTCGGTGCTGGCCCGGCAGGGCACCGCCTCGACGTACCTGACCTGGGGTGCCGCGGTCGTGCTGGTCGGCATCGCGCTGCTGCAGGACACCGTGAACGGGCTGCTGCTCACCGTCGCGGGCGTCGACGCCGTCCTGCTCGTCGTGCTGCTGGCGATGAGCCTGCGGCACATGAAGCACGACCAGGCCCCGGCCCCTGCTCCTTAG
- a CDS encoding DUF2613 family protein, producing MTLTVLLSTIASVVAGGVVATVTVVSLVNSQTAAPEDSPTSVSQSEVSDVTYGTAP from the coding sequence GTGACGTTGACGGTGTTGCTCAGCACGATCGCGAGTGTCGTGGCGGGAGGCGTCGTAGCCACGGTGACCGTGGTGAGCCTGGTCAACAGCCAGACGGCCGCCCCGGAGGACTCCCCGACGTCGGTGAGCCAGTCCGAGGTCTCGGACGTCACCTACGGCACCGCACCCTGA
- a CDS encoding branched-chain amino acid ABC transporter permease — MPHGPASPRPAPDLRAGPRAAALLLTLVSGVLLALLSVTAPASASGSGGEEENSNTVSGTLTNTATDGSPVAGVEMIARNAAGEEFTDTTADDGSWSIEVPGEGGMVEIELNVDTLPEGVELRQEDNVRDLNLLPGQSLPVLFAIGPDDRDVETAWDRVPGLVYSGLLFGLVLAPAALGLSMVFGTTGLTNFAHGELVTFGALITYLSNSVLGMPFVLSAVVAVVVGMAFGWAQDAGLWRPLRRRGTGLIAMMIVSIGLQFFLRNMYQYFTQGRLLNYDEYLTPAGRDVGGFFVFTSRDLIIAVTSIVVLAAVLLALSYSRLGRATRAVSDNPALASATGIDVDRVISVVWILGSGLAALAGVFLGFQLGVTFQIGQLILLLLFAAVTLGGLGSIWGAVIGALLIGILIDVSTLVVPADLKNAGALLLLIVILLVRPQGLLGRRERVG; from the coding sequence ATGCCTCACGGCCCCGCTTCGCCGCGGCCCGCACCCGACCTCCGGGCCGGTCCACGCGCCGCTGCTCTGCTGCTGACCCTCGTCTCCGGGGTGCTGCTCGCCCTGCTCTCCGTGACCGCGCCCGCCTCGGCCTCCGGGAGCGGCGGTGAGGAGGAGAACAGCAACACCGTGTCGGGCACGCTCACCAACACCGCCACCGACGGCAGCCCCGTCGCCGGCGTCGAGATGATCGCGCGCAACGCCGCCGGTGAGGAGTTCACCGACACCACCGCCGACGACGGCAGCTGGTCCATCGAGGTGCCCGGCGAGGGCGGGATGGTCGAGATCGAGCTGAACGTCGACACGTTGCCCGAGGGCGTCGAGCTGCGCCAGGAGGACAACGTCCGCGACCTGAACCTGCTGCCGGGCCAGAGCCTGCCGGTGCTGTTCGCGATCGGCCCGGACGACCGCGACGTCGAGACCGCCTGGGACCGCGTCCCCGGCCTGGTCTACAGCGGGCTGCTGTTCGGCCTCGTCCTCGCGCCGGCCGCCCTCGGACTCTCGATGGTCTTCGGCACCACGGGCCTGACGAACTTCGCCCACGGCGAGCTGGTCACCTTCGGGGCCCTGATCACCTACCTGTCCAACTCCGTGCTCGGGATGCCGTTCGTGCTCTCGGCCGTGGTCGCGGTGGTCGTCGGGATGGCCTTCGGCTGGGCGCAGGACGCCGGGCTGTGGCGCCCGCTGCGCCGCCGTGGGACCGGCCTGATCGCGATGATGATCGTCTCGATCGGCCTGCAGTTCTTCCTGCGCAACATGTACCAGTACTTCACCCAGGGCCGGCTCCTGAACTACGACGAGTACCTCACCCCGGCCGGCCGGGACGTGGGCGGCTTCTTCGTCTTCACCAGCCGTGACCTGATCATCGCCGTCACCAGCATCGTGGTGCTCGCGGCGGTGCTGCTCGCCCTCTCCTACTCCCGGCTCGGCCGGGCCACGCGGGCCGTCTCCGACAACCCCGCGCTGGCCTCCGCCACCGGCATCGACGTCGACCGCGTCATCTCGGTCGTCTGGATCCTCGGCAGCGGACTGGCCGCCCTGGCCGGTGTCTTCCTGGGCTTCCAGCTCGGCGTCACCTTCCAGATCGGCCAGCTGATCCTGCTGCTGCTCTTCGCCGCCGTCACCCTCGGCGGCCTCGGCTCGATCTGGGGTGCGGTCATCGGAGCCCTGCTCATCGGCATCCTGATCGACGTCTCCACCCTGGTGGTGCCGGCGGACCTGAAGAACGCCGGCGCCCTCCTGCTACTCATCGTCATCCTCCTGGTCCGTCCCCAAGGCCTGCTCGGCCGCCGGGAACGGGTCGGCTGA
- a CDS encoding class I SAM-dependent methyltransferase: MPAQPRPDTRFRATLARSVGLLRDFRHEQDDPGRFYGSLARDSAVQLASFAPLDGALLLDVGGGPGYFRDAFTARGATYLALDADVGELTGLGRAASGTVIGSGMALPFRDACLDVCYSSNVLEHVPDPWLMADEMVRVTRPGGLVFLSYTLWWGPWGGHETSPWHYLGGGRARRRYAREHGHEPKNRFGESLFAVTAAAGRRWAASRARRGDVEVVAVLPRYHPRWAWWVARVPVLGELVTWNLVLVVRRR; encoded by the coding sequence GTGCCAGCCCAGCCTCGACCCGACACGCGCTTCCGGGCGACGCTGGCACGCTCGGTCGGGTTGCTGCGCGACTTCCGTCACGAGCAGGACGACCCGGGCCGGTTCTACGGCTCGCTGGCGCGCGACTCGGCCGTCCAGCTGGCCTCGTTCGCCCCGCTGGACGGGGCCCTGCTGCTGGACGTCGGGGGCGGGCCGGGCTACTTCCGCGACGCCTTCACCGCCCGGGGTGCGACCTACCTGGCGCTCGACGCGGACGTCGGCGAGCTGACGGGTCTGGGGCGCGCCGCCTCCGGCACCGTCATCGGCAGCGGGATGGCCCTGCCGTTCCGCGACGCCTGCCTCGACGTCTGCTACTCCAGCAACGTCCTCGAGCACGTGCCGGACCCCTGGCTGATGGCCGACGAGATGGTCCGGGTGACCCGCCCCGGCGGCCTCGTCTTCCTCAGCTACACGCTGTGGTGGGGACCTTGGGGAGGCCACGAGACGTCCCCCTGGCACTACCTGGGGGGTGGGCGTGCCCGCCGTCGCTACGCCCGCGAGCACGGTCACGAGCCGAAGAACCGCTTCGGGGAGTCCCTCTTCGCCGTCACGGCGGCAGCGGGCCGTCGCTGGGCCGCGTCGCGTGCCCGACGCGGCGACGTGGAGGTCGTGGCCGTGCTCCCGCGCTACCACCCGCGCTGGGCCTGGTGGGTGGCCCGCGTCCCGGTGCTCGGCGAGCTCGTGACGTGGAACCTGGTCCTCGTGGTCCGCCGCCGATGA
- a CDS encoding GNAT family N-acetyltransferase produces the protein MARTPRSAVVLRDATPEDVAFLAEVWHASLRRGEDADRLRDVAAVLARAERLEEERVMVAEHAGEPAGAVLLRLTTLSPVDLDPVVQVLVPTVLPHLRRHGVGRALMEAAVVFAEELDAGHVATAAEAGSREANRFMARLGFSQRATYRTAPTALVRSRVGGPRTDPATGARSIGSVLAARRSLRRAQEQRPSPEGEPTR, from the coding sequence GTGGCCCGCACGCCCCGCAGCGCGGTGGTGCTGCGCGACGCGACCCCCGAGGACGTCGCGTTCCTCGCCGAGGTCTGGCACGCCTCGTTGCGACGGGGGGAGGACGCCGACCGCCTGCGCGACGTGGCGGCGGTCCTGGCCCGGGCCGAGCGGCTCGAGGAGGAACGGGTCATGGTGGCCGAGCACGCGGGGGAGCCGGCCGGGGCGGTGCTGCTGCGGCTGACGACGCTGTCCCCGGTGGACCTCGACCCGGTCGTGCAGGTCCTGGTCCCGACGGTGCTGCCCCACCTGCGGCGCCACGGGGTGGGCAGGGCGCTGATGGAGGCGGCGGTGGTCTTCGCCGAGGAGCTCGACGCCGGCCACGTCGCGACGGCCGCCGAGGCCGGCTCCCGGGAGGCCAACCGCTTCATGGCCCGGCTGGGGTTCAGCCAGCGCGCGACGTACCGGACCGCGCCGACGGCGCTGGTGCGCTCCCGGGTCGGGGGCCCGCGGACCGATCCCGCCACCGGCGCGCGCTCGATCGGCAGCGTCCTGGCTGCGCGCCGGTCCCTGCGTCGTGCCCAGGAGCAGCGGCCCTCGCCGGAGGGCGAGCCGACCCGCTGA
- a CDS encoding glycosyltransferase family 4 protein: MRPLTDRPPLDPEELTGRSVVFLSWRDTRNPEGGGAERFLEKIAAGLVVRGAEVTIFCAAHDAAPAEEVVDGIRFVRRGSKMGVYPAGLRALRRGDLGRPDVVVDVQNGMPFLARLATRAPVVVLIHHVHREQWPVVYPGLVGRVGWWIEHRLAPLVYRASQYVAVSRATRDELLGLGVARERVAVVHNGTDHPLAVEGGPSPTPLVAVVGRLVPHKQVEHAVDAVLALREVHPGIRLSIVGSGWWEEDLRAYVAEVGATDLVDFEGQVDEARKHEIYERAWVLLLPSLKEGWGLVVGEAGMHATPTIAYRSAGGTRESIENGVSGLLVDTQAELTQALSEVLATPDLRAGLSRGAVEVSRRFTWEHAQHSFALVLAEVLRGNRVDAADPEDVPG, encoded by the coding sequence GTGCGCCCCCTGACCGACCGCCCACCGCTGGACCCCGAGGAGCTCACCGGGCGATCGGTGGTCTTCCTGAGCTGGCGCGACACCCGCAACCCCGAGGGTGGCGGCGCCGAGCGGTTCCTGGAGAAGATCGCCGCCGGCCTCGTGGTCCGGGGTGCCGAGGTGACGATCTTCTGCGCCGCCCACGACGCCGCCCCGGCGGAGGAGGTCGTCGACGGCATCCGGTTCGTCCGTCGCGGCAGCAAGATGGGGGTCTACCCGGCCGGGCTGCGCGCCCTGCGTCGAGGCGACCTCGGCCGCCCCGACGTGGTCGTCGACGTCCAGAACGGCATGCCCTTCCTGGCCCGCCTGGCCACCCGGGCGCCGGTGGTCGTCCTGATCCACCACGTCCACCGCGAGCAGTGGCCCGTGGTCTACCCGGGCCTGGTCGGACGGGTGGGGTGGTGGATCGAGCACCGGTTGGCGCCGCTGGTCTACCGGGCCTCGCAGTACGTCGCGGTCTCGCGCGCGACCCGTGACGAGCTCCTCGGGCTCGGGGTGGCGCGCGAACGGGTCGCGGTCGTCCACAACGGGACCGACCACCCGCTCGCGGTCGAGGGCGGGCCCTCACCGACGCCGCTGGTCGCCGTCGTCGGCAGGCTGGTCCCCCACAAGCAGGTCGAGCACGCGGTCGACGCGGTCCTCGCGCTGCGCGAGGTGCACCCGGGGATCCGCCTGAGCATCGTCGGCAGCGGGTGGTGGGAGGAGGACCTGCGTGCCTACGTCGCCGAGGTGGGCGCCACGGACCTGGTCGACTTCGAGGGTCAGGTGGACGAGGCGCGCAAGCACGAGATCTACGAGCGCGCGTGGGTGCTGCTGCTGCCCTCCCTCAAGGAGGGCTGGGGACTGGTGGTGGGTGAGGCGGGCATGCACGCCACCCCGACCATCGCCTACCGGTCCGCCGGCGGCACCCGGGAGTCGATCGAGAACGGCGTGTCCGGGCTCCTGGTCGACACGCAGGCCGAGCTGACGCAGGCGCTGTCCGAGGTGCTGGCGACGCCGGACCTGCGGGCCGGGCTGTCGCGGGGGGCGGTCGAGGTGAGCCGCCGGTTCACCTGGGAGCACGCCCAGCACTCCTTCGCCCTCGTCCTGGCCGAGGTGCTCCGGGGCAACCGGGTCGATGCCGCCGACCCCGAGGACGTCCCGGGCTGA
- the polA gene encoding DNA polymerase I: MIPPRPRLLLLDGHSLAYRAFFALPVENFSTTTGQTTNAVYGFTSMLINVLRDEQPTHVGVAFDVSRQTFRAAEYAEYKAGRNKTPDEFSSQLPLIEEVLDALRIPYVKKPGYEADDIIATLTTQALAEDDMEVLILTGDRDALQLVTERSTVLYPMRGVSDLARMTPEAVEAKYGVRPERYPELAAIVGETSDNLSGVPGVGPGFAARWLATYDGLDNVITHADKITGKKGESLREHLDDVLRNRRLNALVRDLELTAAPGDLALRPWDRQEVHTLFDGLEFRVLRDRLFETLESEEDVDGTGFDLDGHVLGAGEVAAWLADLPTGTVGVHVRGAWGAGTGRVDALALASGTGRAAYVSTETLTPEDDAALAGWLADAGRPKVLHDAKGPGLALAAQGWTLRGLQSDTALAAYVVRPDQRSYDLADLTLRYLRRELKGEDAGDQGMLFDEDQEVAQTAMLHARAVLDLAEALDAAVEEHGGTELLADVELPLVDLLAGLEQTGIAVDIEHLESLESHFGAEVTQAAEEAYAVIGKEINLGSPKQLQVVLFDELAMPKTKRTKTGYTTDADALQQLYVKTEHPFLLHLLRHRDVIRLRQTIEGLLKTVAPDGRIHTTFNQTIAATGRLSSTDPNLQNIPVRTEEGRRIREGFVVGPGYESLLTADYSQIEMRIMAHLSEDALLIEAFRSGRDFHSITAARVFDTDADAVTSEMRAKIKAMNYGLAYGLSAYGLGQQLSIDPGEARELMDEYFETFGGIRDYLGGVVEEARRTGFTETIWGRRRYLPDLTSDNRQRREMAERMALNAPIQGSAADLIKLAMLRVDAALREAGLSSRMLLQVHDELVFEVAPGEADELDALVRREMGGAADLTVPLDVSVGTGRSWHEAAH, encoded by the coding sequence GTGATCCCCCCGCGTCCCCGACTGCTGCTCCTCGACGGCCACTCGTTGGCCTACCGCGCGTTCTTCGCGCTGCCGGTGGAGAACTTCTCCACCACCACCGGGCAGACCACGAACGCCGTCTACGGCTTCACCTCGATGCTGATCAACGTGCTCCGCGACGAGCAGCCCACCCACGTCGGGGTCGCCTTCGACGTCTCGCGGCAGACCTTCCGGGCGGCGGAGTACGCCGAGTACAAGGCCGGGCGCAACAAGACCCCCGACGAGTTCAGCAGCCAGCTGCCGCTGATCGAGGAGGTCCTCGACGCGCTCCGGATCCCGTACGTGAAGAAGCCCGGCTACGAGGCCGACGACATCATCGCGACGCTGACCACCCAGGCGCTGGCCGAGGACGACATGGAGGTGCTGATCCTCACCGGCGACCGGGACGCCCTGCAGCTGGTCACGGAGCGCTCCACGGTGCTCTACCCGATGCGCGGCGTCTCCGACCTGGCGCGGATGACGCCCGAGGCGGTCGAGGCGAAGTACGGCGTGCGGCCCGAGCGCTACCCCGAGCTGGCCGCGATCGTGGGGGAGACCTCCGACAACCTGTCCGGGGTGCCCGGGGTCGGGCCCGGCTTCGCCGCCCGGTGGCTGGCGACCTACGACGGTCTCGACAACGTGATCACCCACGCCGACAAGATCACCGGCAAGAAGGGGGAGTCGCTGCGCGAGCACCTCGACGACGTGCTGCGCAACCGGCGCCTCAACGCCCTGGTGCGCGACCTGGAGCTGACCGCGGCCCCGGGTGACCTCGCGCTGCGCCCGTGGGACCGGCAGGAGGTGCACACCCTCTTCGACGGCCTCGAGTTCCGGGTGCTGCGCGACCGGCTCTTCGAGACCCTGGAGTCCGAGGAGGACGTCGACGGCACCGGCTTCGACCTCGACGGTCACGTGCTCGGCGCGGGCGAGGTCGCGGCCTGGCTCGCGGACCTGCCGACCGGCACGGTCGGGGTGCACGTGCGCGGCGCCTGGGGCGCGGGCACCGGGCGCGTCGACGCGCTCGCGCTGGCCAGCGGCACCGGCCGCGCGGCCTACGTCTCGACCGAGACCCTCACGCCCGAGGACGACGCCGCGCTGGCCGGCTGGCTGGCCGACGCCGGACGCCCCAAGGTCCTCCACGACGCGAAGGGCCCGGGCCTGGCGCTGGCGGCGCAGGGCTGGACCCTGCGCGGGCTGCAGAGCGACACCGCGCTCGCGGCCTACGTCGTGCGACCCGACCAGCGCTCCTACGACCTCGCCGACCTGACCCTGCGCTACCTGCGCCGCGAGCTGAAGGGCGAGGACGCGGGCGACCAGGGGATGCTGTTCGACGAGGACCAGGAGGTCGCGCAGACCGCGATGCTGCACGCCCGCGCCGTGCTCGACCTCGCCGAGGCGCTCGACGCGGCCGTCGAGGAGCACGGCGGCACCGAGCTGCTCGCCGACGTCGAGCTGCCGCTGGTCGACCTGCTCGCAGGTCTCGAGCAGACCGGGATCGCCGTCGACATCGAGCACCTGGAGTCGCTCGAGTCCCACTTCGGCGCCGAGGTGACGCAGGCGGCCGAGGAGGCGTACGCCGTGATCGGCAAGGAGATCAACCTCGGCTCGCCCAAGCAGCTGCAGGTGGTGCTCTTCGACGAGCTGGCGATGCCGAAGACCAAGCGCACCAAGACCGGATACACCACCGACGCCGACGCCCTCCAGCAGCTCTACGTCAAGACCGAGCACCCGTTCCTGCTGCACCTGCTGCGCCACCGCGACGTGATCCGACTGCGCCAGACCATCGAGGGCCTGCTCAAGACCGTGGCGCCCGACGGGCGGATCCACACCACGTTCAACCAGACGATCGCCGCGACCGGCCGGTTGTCGAGCACCGACCCGAACCTGCAGAACATCCCGGTCCGCACCGAGGAGGGCCGCCGGATCCGGGAGGGCTTCGTGGTGGGCCCGGGGTACGAGTCCCTGCTCACCGCCGACTACAGCCAGATCGAGATGCGGATCATGGCCCACCTCTCCGAGGACGCCCTGCTGATCGAGGCGTTCCGCTCCGGCCGCGACTTCCACTCGATCACCGCCGCTCGGGTCTTCGACACCGACGCGGACGCGGTCACCTCGGAGATGCGGGCGAAGATCAAGGCGATGAACTACGGCCTGGCGTACGGGCTGTCCGCCTACGGCCTGGGCCAGCAGCTCTCGATCGACCCGGGCGAGGCGCGGGAGCTGATGGACGAGTACTTCGAGACCTTCGGCGGGATCCGCGACTACCTCGGCGGCGTGGTCGAGGAGGCCCGGCGCACCGGGTTCACCGAGACCATCTGGGGTCGTCGCCGCTACCTGCCCGACCTCACCAGCGACAACCGCCAGCGGCGTGAGATGGCCGAGCGGATGGCGCTGAACGCGCCGATCCAGGGCTCGGCGGCCGACCTGATCAAGCTGGCGATGCTGCGCGTCGACGCGGCGCTGCGGGAGGCGGGGCTGTCGTCACGGATGCTGCTGCAGGTCCACGACGAGCTGGTCTTCGAGGTCGCCCCCGGTGAGGCCGACGAGCTCGACGCCCTGGTCCGCAGGGAGATGGGCGGCGCCGCCGACCTGACCGTCCCGCTCGACGTGTCCGTCGGCACGGGTCGCAGCTGGCACGAGGCCGCTCACTAA
- a CDS encoding hotdog fold thioesterase, with protein MTGMSHDDDATPDLDAFLAAMPAGALNEKMHVEIVEVSAERVVATMPVEGNTQPYGLLHGGASVVLAETLGSVGAALHAWPDKVAVGVDINATHHRAARAGTVTGVATPVHLGRSMASFEVVISDEQGRRVCTSRITCALIDAPPEAG; from the coding sequence ATGACCGGCATGAGCCACGACGACGACGCGACGCCCGACCTCGACGCCTTCCTCGCAGCGATGCCGGCCGGCGCGCTGAACGAGAAGATGCACGTCGAGATCGTCGAGGTCAGCGCCGAGCGGGTCGTGGCCACGATGCCCGTGGAGGGCAACACCCAGCCGTACGGCCTGCTGCACGGCGGCGCGTCGGTGGTGCTGGCCGAGACCCTCGGCTCGGTGGGGGCCGCCCTGCACGCGTGGCCGGACAAGGTCGCCGTCGGTGTCGACATCAACGCCACGCACCACCGCGCCGCACGGGCCGGCACCGTGACCGGCGTCGCCACGCCGGTCCACCTCGGCCGCTCGATGGCCAGCTTCGAGGTCGTCATCAGCGACGAGCAGGGGCGGCGCGTGTGCACCTCGCGGATCACCTGCGCCCTGATCGACGCCCCGCCCGAGGCCGGCTGA
- a CDS encoding branched-chain amino acid ABC transporter permease, whose translation MDLIISPLHDAFTPTAISFVLAAIGLNIHFGYAGLLNFGQAAFAAVGAYGMGVAIASFDLPLVVAILIGLIAAALLALVMGAPTLRLRADYLAIVTIAVAEILRLMFSTTFKEYFRARDGVSGFTGSFRDLNPLPEGMGSFLSFSRNDLWVMMVGWPLVALILLFVWAIMRSPWGRVVKSIREDEDAVRSLGKNVYSYKMQALILGGLIGAVGGFVGAQGLASVQPDSYNLDFTFIAFTMLILGGAARVMSPVAGAVIFWALLSFLGELLSELSSGDNPIIPPQFMTPDQVGNIRFAFVGLALMLLMIFRPQGLFGDKKEIALDAR comes from the coding sequence ATGGACCTGATCATCAGCCCCCTCCACGACGCCTTCACCCCGACCGCGATCTCCTTCGTGCTGGCCGCGATCGGCCTCAACATCCACTTCGGCTACGCCGGGCTGCTCAACTTCGGTCAAGCCGCCTTCGCCGCGGTCGGCGCCTACGGCATGGGGGTGGCCATCGCCTCCTTCGACCTGCCCCTCGTGGTCGCGATCCTCATCGGACTGATCGCCGCCGCCCTGCTGGCGCTCGTGATGGGCGCCCCGACCCTGCGGCTCCGAGCCGACTACCTGGCCATCGTCACCATCGCGGTGGCCGAGATCCTGCGACTGATGTTCTCCACCACGTTCAAGGAGTACTTCCGCGCCCGCGACGGCGTCAGCGGCTTCACCGGCAGCTTCCGCGACCTGAACCCCCTCCCCGAGGGGATGGGCAGCTTCCTCAGCTTCAGCCGCAACGACCTGTGGGTGATGATGGTCGGGTGGCCGCTCGTCGCCCTCATCCTGCTGTTCGTCTGGGCGATCATGCGCTCGCCCTGGGGCCGCGTGGTGAAGTCGATCCGCGAGGACGAGGACGCCGTGCGCTCGCTGGGCAAGAACGTCTACAGCTACAAGATGCAGGCGCTGATCCTCGGCGGCCTGATCGGAGCGGTGGGCGGGTTCGTCGGAGCGCAGGGTCTGGCCTCCGTACAGCCGGACTCCTACAACCTCGACTTCACCTTCATCGCCTTCACCATGCTGATCCTCGGCGGCGCGGCACGGGTGATGTCGCCGGTGGCCGGCGCGGTGATCTTCTGGGCGCTGCTGTCCTTCCTGGGCGAGCTGCTGAGCGAGCTCTCCAGCGGTGACAACCCGATCATCCCGCCCCAATTCATGACGCCCGACCAGGTCGGCAACATCCGCTTCGCGTTCGTGGGCCTGGCCCTGATGCTGCTGATGATCTTCCGTCCGCAAGGCCTGTTCGGCGACAAGAAGGAGATCGCGCTCGATGCCCGCTGA